From a region of the Sebastes umbrosus isolate fSebUmb1 chromosome 10, fSebUmb1.pri, whole genome shotgun sequence genome:
- the mdh1ab gene encoding malate dehydrogenase 1Ab, NAD (soluble) — MSEPIRVLVTGAAGQIAYSLLFSIAKGDVFGKDQPVTLLLLDITPMLPVLEGVVMELQDCALPLLREIVPTDKEEVAFMGLDAAILVGSMPRKEGMERKDLLKANVAIFKSQGAALEKHAKKTVKVLVVGNPANTNCLIAAKSAPSIPKENFSCLTRLDHNRARSQVAMRCKVPASNVRNVIIWGNHSSTQYPDVHHCMVNMSGSELACFEAVKDDAWLKGDFIATVQQRGAAVIKARKLSSAMSAAKAICDHMRDVWSGTPEGEFISMGVYSSGNSYGVPEDLIYSFPVQIKDKTWKIVNGLAINTFSQSKMDATAAELMDERNTAVAFLGV, encoded by the exons ATG TCTGAGCCTATTAGAGTTCTGGTGACCGGCGCTGCTGGGCAGATCGCCTATTCCCTGTTGTTCAGCATCGCCAAGGGAGATGTCTTTGGCAAAGATCAG cCGGTCACCTTGCTCCTTCTGGACATTACGCCCATGCTGCCGGTCCTGGAAGGCGTCGTCATGGAGCTGCAGGACTGCGCCCTCCCACTTCTGAGAG AGATCGTCCCCACTGACAAGGAGGAGGTGGCCTTCATGGGCCTGGACGCAGCCATCCTGGTGGGCTCCATGCCCAGGAAGGAGGGCATGGAGAGGAAGGACCTGCTCAAAGCCAACGTGGCCATCTTCAAGAGCCAGGGAGCCGCCCTGGAGAAGCACGCCAAGAAGACCGTCAAG GTGCTGGTTGTAGGAAACCCGGCCAACACCAACTGTCTGATTGCAGCCAAGTCTGCTCCCTCCATCCCCAAAGAGAACTTCTCCTGCCTCACCCGTCTGGACCACAACAGGGCTCGCTCTCAG GTGGCGATGCGCTGTAAGGTTCCCGCCTCCAACGTGAGGAACGTGATCATCTGGGGCAACCACTCGTCCACCCAGTACCCAGACGTGCATCACTGCATGGTCAACATGTCAGGCAGCGAGCTCGCCTGCTTCGAGGCCGTCAAGGACGACGCCTGGCTTAAAGGAGATTTCATTGCT aCGGTGCAGCAGAGAGGCGCCGCAGTCATCAAGGCCAGGAAGCTGTCCAGCGCCATGTCTGCCGCCAAGGCCATCTGTGACCACATGAGAGACGTCTGGTCAGGCACCCCCGAG GGTGAGTTCATCTCCATGGGGGTGTACTCCTCTGGTAACTCCTATGGAGTCCCAGAAGACCTCATCTACTCATTCCCGGTCCAGATCAAG GACAAGACCTGGAAGATCGTGAACGGTCTGGCCATCAACACGTTCTCCCAGTCGAAGATGGACGCCACAGCAGCCGAGCTGATGGATGAGAGAAACACAGCCGTGGCGTTCCTGGGAGTATGA